A genome region from Macaca nemestrina isolate mMacNem1 chromosome 20, mMacNem.hap1, whole genome shotgun sequence includes the following:
- the LOC105495418 gene encoding WD repeat-containing protein 87 isoform X2, with the protein MATSSPRLIPLWKDLKLLLNDTIDESKAVVWMKSKTEDMIEKRIFSMTERLPPIQSMVHTGSFHILVVYCGDLILRLFGDHFRAFKPLGKVHCRFNISCLCYDPEMKMLLSGVLGAVVTWVIERSGTGLHIAHMISMPGDELVQDIVLNGPNGSLLALCETVVRVLMRQGKGQLGEVKRFMSTSSGSSITCCFTCFDQGFLYAGNQAGEIQVWSLQQGHPLHSFQAHHSGVICIRSRPEAHTLLTAGSDSLIKEWNLTSGSLLRRLELGEELYRLQFIDSITFFCQTTHSFSLRRLPCFYSLFNVCGSAPQQLRRVYCGNNWFRILCTTEDGLLRFVSPITGDLLVITWPFSIVDRAVDWAYDPGKEELFVATGSSEVLVFDTTRCPCPAKYLLGTSPNSQDFVQCLAYGHFNLGRGLEGLIFSGHQSGVIRVLSQHSCARLEKFMHFGAVLALSTLSGGIFGGEGNSLLCSYGMDDYVHLSEAVLDGVKVQLQPLASILSSCHLTHLILLPKSVGAITETNCLRLWKFHDFMSSGSQNGLKFIETLPLHLCAITSFDVCLSLSLFVTGSADGSVRIWDFHGRLIAILDSSLHFGPLCFANDRGDLLVTFNQSLYLVSCLKLLPPALLTRLSFMSISDEVLEIPKPFIPSFFFSFETMFVPKYIYLGKAQQKLVGLENLVNKRAIAFDHSVPHVIEEDEEGSPVLLRSSMHYSLQDMENWTQMSKRYQRHYVLPPQLQLTSWDGLNPYQILRYYFGHGREWLFAPDCYIPNSVIRARLWPEGTPIYLQCNLHAPQRELEWDRSQEFFFWRSKVRTVSNIEYPEKEDEQFLEMRLSKDITYGVLTDGANRSWLGRKMSEIAINSMIETMLNIMVHASLLKYQYCVGALGQIFASYQVSPALRSETARRLLDDTTNSNPLIRELAWEGLKRLGMITHLFAMPLAQGLMDKDERVRVKTLSLMSEIGIHSRTSLLQLIQKQETFREMQQEMIGEETLDHLLGMRATDLQILSTQVEQRLNEDLTLSHRDEKPAFSLDVPKASELKSFSVKPPTVSEEPEVAVKHSKGHRRGRAVVKKHSRKWLRGLKKTKERDSKHMITEPGLLEDESGTEAAPVEMEEASVHSKWSSSTSVTKLLKDVDSQEKDISKDHVALTLKMLRKIRDKRDKKARARKLKKKHKKKGKEAKVITEKPTPPVMEQPVTKKVKILGRGASGISGRRSTAGDGLSWRDDLCRLMTLRISGSQTKMSENLNTELVTFAQEMLVDRHPSWELFQEICPLLKKESKVLLEDLDWDVVPPEEKPIFIHEGAIREDMIQGVTEEVIRHEVMPREEEQAQKKAKDMPALEETQVILKKGKKKKVIFLEPGDVTKGKQISKKEKKKTFQKSPKQERKAVQQERKVGKTKREMPKEERDMSEEVKEMATLEEKVVEQEGKPVMIERTSSWQDWKKSWDEWKQAHGETRKSWKAWKEDWEKRLLQEEEKLHQAGEKLSPEEEMLQEDKKLKWEEWKQFWENMLQSESKEQLYKDEEEVTLEEEVTLEEEEVSRKEEEKEEQVTEEQRQIQEEHKRARIHRKQARAEKKRAQEERKLAQEEEKLAQEERQLAQEERKLAQAYVKITQDDREMAQAEGKFAQKEATLAQRGEKLSQEVEKLAQKRKKLSKKWEKVAREEEKLAKKEGKLAEVKNILVQKVEELAQREQNLDWQEKELAQELEELEWDMEELSWKEEELNQEEEKLIEEKKKLAEEEKTLIWQREKLSEEETKLTQEEELLIQEEEKLAQHKEKMPEEEERLGQKREQLIKKKIKLAQKRERWINSMEELTENKMILYQKKNLAQEKKNLAQEKEKLAQRKENLLYNKERLTHSRKKLVQVKNKLGMFKKTLAQVEEKLTQEEETVIKKKEKLTETEKKLVQGEDSLAEKQEKLAQEKMKLALEKAMVQGKKRLRGELDIVKEKKALNLEMKRLAEEKMRLVEGKETLSKGETPETSRQRKMTKVEQELLERKLSLQEKILLHEDRILAMEEREIAKGKLEFTRGRRIFAQGQRKLAKAERNLIKKKESLSKEPAKLNKILKALQRLTRDERKLTQEEIKMTKIKRSLFVKERRLSTEQSKLDIKEWDFSEKRSELTKDEKKLARKQRKLAKEMRRMVNREEKMTEEESKLARKHSEVILDDEEEGGIEEEEVIPFLKRRWRKRKEAKRVDKPKEKFSSQVDEVESEEHFSEEMESLLDELEKQESLSSEEEEEREEEEEREREEEEESEEEEEKEKEEEEEEEEGEEKQVEKEEEEEKKKKEKKKEEVQEKEEVFEEKEEITSEEEIESLSDEEEEEESSSLEEEMDREKDTLKKEKLFKLQEQRRKILREKERVLSIGKGVPHVKDGAVRLGVLKSPLKKLMSRALEMKEKIPVPVPEEQISWEDKKATVVEIPRKFSETMDKEREVMGKYEPIPPHVLGTVLESEARDLKTPFMSHILRRTVEGQELQHKPLGAWWKWFLQHPPLMGQTEVQLPLSQIPAKEQHADEILSDVEWIRHVLERMEAGEQLSRDGFHRLCQLLKDLVSKGNLEWLNLAKLEAIVYRHKQALESRGTRISKPTRESMSPKYRKVIPPIKAKEKESWPKPLAVPTQKYPLATERIPDPRAKNWHLLGEPYRSERAQQIAIAHKEMEMQYFYPATRDIFPSAHASVEKQTLALMFQKDFWDFKDKRRFPRLPKLEKKKQPISKKKEELPLWETFVALYYVLRMLQQRYAKDSTAWMEQFHQLMDLYQLKSPRIQKLLQELLMREEPQPQEIIYEEALKATELVPGERLFCCLFCGSSHTCRSPQEFQGVVPLPWQNCVHTILPVGIARYGILELAWKSLPEADLHLTKALTHTVAPTL; encoded by the exons ATGGCGACATCTTCCCCCAGGCTCATTCCCCTGTGGAAAGATTTAAAACTCCTCCTAAATGACACCATAGATGAAAGCAAG GCTGTAGTGTGGATGAAGAGCAAAACTGAGGACATGATTGAGAAAAGAATATTCTCCATGACTGAACGATTGCCACCCATCCAGTCCATGGTCCACACAGGTTCCTTTCATATCCTCGTGGTCTACTGTGGTGACCTGATCCTGCGACTCTTTGGGGACCACTTTCGGGCATTCAAACCCCTGGGTAAAGTGCACTGCCGCTTCAACATCAGCTGCCTCTGCTATGACCCGGAAATGAAGATGCTTCTATCTGGCGTCCTGGGAGCAGTGGTGACCTGGGTCATTGAGCGAAGTGGCACGGGCCTCCATATAGCCCACATGATCTCCATGCCAGGTGATGAGCTGGTCCAGGACATCGTGCTGAATGGTCCCAATGGCTCCCTCCTGGCCCTGTGTGAGACGGTGGTGAGGGTCCTGATGCGCCAGGGCAAGGGTCAGCTGGGAGAGGTAAAGAGGTTCATGTCCACCAGCAGCGGCTCCTCCATCACCTGCTGCTTCACTTGTTTTGATCAGGGCTTTCTCTATGCTGGAAACCAAGCTGGGGAAATCCAAGTTTGGAGCCTCCAGCAGGGCCATCCGCTCCATAGTTTCCAGGCCCATCACTCAGGAGTGATCTGTATCCGCAGCCGACCAGAGGCCCACACCCTGCTAACAGCTGGCAGTGACAGCCTAATCAAGGAGTGGAACCTGACTTCAGGGAGCCTGCTTCGGCGGCTAGAGCTTGGCGAGGAGCTGTACCGGCTCCAGTTTATTGACAGCATTACTTTCTTCTGCCAAACTACCCATAGTTTTTCCTTGCGCCGCCTGCCCTGCTTCTACAGCCTCTTCAATGTCTGTGGCTCTGCTCCCCAGCAGTTGCGTCGGGTCTACTGTGGAAATAACTGGTTCCGGATCCTGTGTACCACCGAGGATGGCTTGTTGCGCTTTGTGTCCCCAATAACAGGGGACCTTCTGGTTATCACCTGGCCCTTCTCAATCGTGGACCGGGCTGTGGATTGGGCCTACGACCCAGGTAAAGAGGAGCTCTTTGTAGCAACAGGCAGCTCAGAGGTTCTGGTATTTGACACAACCCGCTGCCCTTGCCCAGCCAAGTATCTTCTAGGCACCTCACCAAATTCTCAGGACTTTGTACAATGCCTGGCTTATGGGCATTTCAACTTGGGGCGGGGTCTAGAGGGACTGATATTCTCTGGGCACCAGAGTGGTGTGATAAGAGTGCTCTCCCAGCACAGCTGTGCTCGATTAGAAAAATTCATGCACTTTGGTGCTGTACTGGCACTCTCCACGCTGTCTGGAGGGATTTTTGGTGGCGAAGGAAACTCTCTGCTCTGTTCCTATGGAATGGATGACTATGTGCACCTGTCAGAAGCTGTGCTTGATGGGGTCAAAGTACAACTGCAGCCTCTCGCCAGCATCCTCAGCAGCTGTCACCTAACACATCTGATACTCTTGCCCAAGTCTGTGGGTGCCATCACAGAGACAAACTGCCTGCGTCTCTGGAAGTTCCATGATTTTATGTCCTCTGGGTCACAAAATGGCTTGAAATTCATAGAAACACTGCCTCTGCACCTGTGTGCCATCACATCCTTTGATGTCTGCCTCTCCTTGAGTCTTTTCGTCACAGGTTCTGCCGATGGCTCTGTTCGGATCTGGGACTTCCATGGCAGACTCATAGCCATTCTGGACTCATCACTGCACTTTGGCCCACTCTGTTTTGCAAATGACCGGGGTGACCTGCTTGTGACTTTTAACCAGAGTCTTTACCTAGTGTCCTGTTTAAAATTGCTTCCCCCAGCCCTGCTGACTCGCCTTTCCTTTATGAGCATATCAGATGAAGTACTGGAAATCCCTAAGCCTTTCATACCAAGCTTCTTCTTCTCCTTTGAGACCATGTTTGTGCCCAAGTACATCTACCTTGGAAAAGCACAACAGAAATTAGTGGGTCTGGAGAACCTTGTCAACAAGCGGGCCATTGCCTTTGACCATTCTGTGCCACATGTGATAGAAGAAGATGAGGAAGGGAGCCCAGTGTTACTGCGTTCCTCCATGCATTATTCTTTGCAGGACATGGAAAATTGGACGCAGATGAGTAAACGTTACCAACGCCATTATGTGCTTCCTCCCCAACTACAACTGACTAGCTGGGATGGACTCAACCCCTATCAGATATTGCGATACTACTTTGGTCATGGGCGGGAATGGCTTTTTGCCCCTGATTGCTATATCCCCAATTCAGTGATTCGTGCCCGTCTTTGGCCAGAGGGCACCCCAATATACCTACAGTGCAACCTGCATGCACCCCAGCGGGAGCTGGAATGGGACAGGTCTcaagaattctttttctggcGGAGCAAGGTAAGAACTGTAAGTAATATAGAATATCCAGAGAAGGAGGATGAACAATTCCTAGAAATGAGACTTTCCAAGGATATAACCTACGGCGtccttacagatggagcaaacCGAAGTTGGCTGGGAAGAAAGATGAGTGAAATAGCCATTAATAGCATGATTGAGACAATGCTCAATATTATGGTCCATGCTTCCTTGCTGAAGTACCAGTACTGTGTTGGTGCACTAGGGCAAATCTTTGCCTCTTACCAGGTGTCTCCAGCCCTACGCTCTGAGACAGCCCGTCGGCTACTGGATGATACAACCAATTCCAACCCGCTGATCCGAGAACTAGCTTGGGAAGGGCTGAAGCGTCTAGGAATGATTACTCATCTTTTTGCCATGCCTCTGGCTCAGGGATTAATGGACAAGGATGAAAGAGTGAGGGTCAAGACTCTAAGCCTCATGTCTGAGATTGGAATCCACTCTAGGACCTCACTCTTACAGCTGATCCAGAAACAAGAGACTTTTCGGGAGATGCA GCAGGAGATGATCGGGGAGGAAACTCTAGACCATCTGCTGGGGATGCGGGCCACAGATCTCCAAATCCTTTCCACTCAAGTGGAGCAGAGATTGAATGAAGACCTGACTCTGTCACATAGAGATGAAAAGCCGGCTTTTTCTTTAGATGTCCCAAAGGCTTCTGAACTTAAATCCTTCTCCGTGAAACCTCCTACAGTTTCTGAAGAACCTGAAGTGGCCGTCAAGCACAGCAAAGGCCACAGACGAGGCCGAGCAGTGGTCAAAAAGCATA GCCGAAAATGGTTGCGGGGTCTCAAGAAGACGAAAGAGAGAGACTCTAAACATATGATCACTGAGCCAGGCCTCTTAGAGGATGAAAGTGGGACTGAGGCCGCACCAGTTGAGATGGAGGAAGCATCCGTCCATTCCAAGTGGTCTTCAAGCACCAGTGTAACAAAGCTCTTAAAAGATGTTGACTCTCAGGAGAAAGATATCTCAAAGGATCACGTTGCATTGACCCTGAAGATGCTGCGGAAAATACGTGACAAAAGAGACAAGAAAGCAAGAGCTCGGAAACTCAAAAAGAAGCAcaagaagaagggaaaagaagcCAAAGTTATAACTGAGAAACCTACACCTCCTGTAATGGAACAGCCAGTTACTAAAAAGGTTAAAATTCTAGGGCGCGGAGCCTCAGGAATATCTGGCCGCAGGTCAACCGCTGGAGATGGCTTATCATGGCGGGACGATCTGTGTCGTCTTATGACCCTGAGGATATCTGGTTCCCAAACAAAAATGTCAGAAAATCTAAACACTGAGCTAGTGACATTTGCTCAGGAGATGCTGGTAGATAGGCACCCCAGTTGGGAACTCTTTCAGGAGATCTGCCCTCTGttgaagaaagaaagtaaagttcTGCTTGAGGACCTTGATTGGGATGTAGTCCCGCCAGAGGAGAAACCAATTTTTATCCATGAAGGAGCAATTAGAGAGGACATGATACAAGGTGTGACAGAAGAGGTGATCAGACACGAAGTGATGCCAAGGGAAGAAGAACAAgcacaaaagaaagcaaaagacatGCCGGCCTTGGAGGAAACCCAAGTGATTTTGAAaaagggcaagaaaaagaaagttatttttttagaACCAGGTGATGTAACCAAGGGAAAACaaatatcaaagaaagaaaagaagaaaacctttCAGAAGTCACCTAAGCAAGAGAGGAAAGCTGTCCAGCAGGAAAGAAAAGTAGGAAAAACAAAGAGGGAAATGCCCAAAGAAGAGAGGGATATGAGTGAGGAAGTGAAGGAAATGGCCACACTAGAGGAGAAAGTGGTTGAACAAGAAGGAAAACCGGTTATGATTGAGAGGACATCGTCTTGGCAGGACTGGAAAAAGTCCTGGGATGAGTGGAAACAGGCCCATGGTGAGACAAGGAAATCCTGGAAGGCATGGAAGGAAGACTGGGAGAAGAGGCTTCTTCAGGAAGAGGAGAAACTacaccaggctggagagaagcTATCCCCGGAGGAGGAAATGCTTCAGGAGGACAAGAAGCTGAAATGGGAAGAGTGGAAACAATTCTGGGAAAATATGTTGCAATCTGAATCCAAGGAGCAACTGTACAAGGATGAGGAAGAAGTGACTTTGGAGGAAGAAGTGACTTTGGAGGAAGAAGAAGTGTCtcggaaggaggaagaaaaagaagagcaggtCACAGAAGAGCAGAGACAGATCCAAGAAGAACACAAACGGGCCAGAATACACAGGAAACAAGCCCGAGCTGAAAAAAAACGAGCCCAAGAAGAGAGGAAATTAGCACAAGAAGAAGAGAAACTTGCACAAGAAGAGAGACAGTTGGCCCAGGAAGAGAGAAAACTGGCCCAGGCGTATGTTAAAATAACCCAGGATGACAGGGAAATGGCCCAGGCAGAGGGTAAGTTTGCCCAGAAAGAGGCAACACTGGCCCAAAGAGGGGAGAAGCTaagccaggaggtggagaaattggcccagaaaaggaagaaactgtCCAAGAAATGGGAGAAAGTGGCTAGAGAAGAAGAGAAACTagcaaagaaagaagggaaactgGCCGAGGTAAAAAACATATTGGTCCAGAAAGTGGAAGAACTGGCCCAGAGGGAACAAAATCTGGACTGGCAAGAAAAGGAGCTGGCCCAGGAATTGGAGGAACTGGAATGGGACatggaagaactgtcttggaaAGAAGAGGAACTGAATCAGGAAGAGGAGAAACTGATTGAGGAAAAGAAGAAGCTGGCTGAGGAAGAGAAGACATTGATCTGGCAAAGGGAGAAACTGTCTGAAGAAGAGACAAAATTGACCCAGGAAGAAGAGTTGCTGATCCAGGAAGAGGAGAAACTGGCCCAGCACAAGGAAAAAATGCCTGAGGAAGAGGAAAGACTGGGACAGAAAAGGGAGCAATTGATTAAGAAGAAGATAAAACTGGCCCAGAAAAGGGAAAGATGGATCAACAGCATGGAAGAACTCACAGAGAACAAGATGATACTGTATCAGAAGAAGAATCTGGCTCAGGAAAAGAAGAATCTGGCCCAGGAGAAGGAAAAATTGGCTCAGAGGAAAGAGAACCTACTCTATAACAAAGAAAGACTCACCCACAGCAGAAAGAAATTAGTGCAAGTAAAGAACAAATTGGGAATGTTCAAGAAGACACTGGCTCAGGTAGAGGAGAAgctgacacaggaagaggagaCCGTGATCAAGAAGAAGGAGAAACTGactgaaacagagaaaaaattgGTCCAAGGAGAGGATAGTCTGGCCGAGAAACAGGAGAAATTGGcccaggaaaaaatgaaattagctCTGGAGAAGGCAATGGTCCAAGGAAAGAAACGGCTCAGAGGAGAGTTGGATATTGTTAAGGAAAAAAAGGCATTGAACCTGGAAATGAAAAGACTGGCTGAGGAGAAGATGAGACTGGTTGAGGGAAAGGAAACACTGTCTAAGGGAGAGACTCCAGAAACttcaagacaaagaaaaatgactAAAGTTGAACAAGAACTACTTGAGAGGAAATTGTCACTACAGGAGAAGATACTGCTACATGAAGACAGGATACTGGCCATGGAGGAAAGGGAAATTGCCAAAGGAAAACTGGAATTTACTAGAGGACGGAGAATATTTGCCCAGGGGCAAAGAAAGTTAGCCAAGGCTGAAAggaatttgattaaaaaaaaggaGAGCCTTTCCAAGGAACcagcaaaactaaacaaaatctTAAAGGCACTTCAAAGACTAACCAGGGATgaaaggaaactaacacaggaagaaataaaaatgacaaagataaAGAGGTCACTCTTTGTTAAGGAGAGAAGACTGAGTACAGAACAGAGTAAGCTGGATATCAAAGAGTGGGATTTTTCTGAAAAACGATCAGAACTGACTAAAGATGAGAAGAAACTGGCTCGGAAGCAGAGAAAACTGGCCAAGGAAATGAGGAGAATGgtaaacagagaagaaaaaatgacTGAGGAAGAGAGCAAATTGGCCAGAAAGCATTCAGAAGTCATACTGGATgatgaagaggaaggaggaatagAAGAAGAAGAGGTAATCCCATTCCTTAAACGaaggtggagaaagaggaaagaggccAAGAGAGTTGATAAACCAAAGGAAAAGTTTTCCAGTCAAGTGGATGAAGTGGAAAGTGAAGAGCATTTTTCTGAAGAAATGGAAAGCCTGTTAGatgaactagagaagcaagagagttTGTcttctgaggaggaggaggaaagggaggaagaggaggaaagggagagagaagaggaggaggaaagtgaggaggaagaggaaaaggagaaggaggaggaagaggaggaggaggaaggggaggagaagcaagtggagaaagaggaggaggaggagaagaaaaaaaaggaaaagaagaaggaggaggttcaggagaaggaagaagtgtttgaggagaaagaagaaattacgAGTGAGGAAGAGATAGAAAGTTTGAgtgatgaggaagaggaagaggagagcagCTCATTGGAAGAAGAAATGGACAGGGAAAAAGataccttaaaaaaagaaaaactatttaagttacaagaacaaagaagaaagatcctaagagaaaaggaaagagtccTTTCCATTGGAAAAGGAGTTCCTCATGTCAAAGATGGGGCTGTAAGACTGGGAGTTCTAAAAAGCCCTTTGAAGAAACTGATGTCAAGAGCTCTggagatgaaagagaaaataccAGTGCCAGTGCCAGAGGAACAAATATCCTGGGAAGATAAAAAGGCCACAGTAGTTGAAATACCCAGGAAATTCTCAGAGACAATGGATAAAGAAAGAGAAGTGATGGGAAAATATGAACCCATACCTCCACATGTTTTGGGTACAGTTTTAGAGTCCGAAGCACGGGACTTAAAGACCCCATTTATGTCCCACATATTAAGGAGGACCGTGGAAGGTCAGGAACTCCAACACAAGCCACTAGGTGCCTGGTGGAAGTGGTTTCTGCAGCATCCACCTCTGATGGGACAGACTGAGGTACAGTTACCTCTCTCCCAAATCCCGGCTAAGGAACAACATGCAGATGAAATCCTCTCAGATGTAGAGTGGATCCGCCATGTCCTAGAACGAATGGAAGCAGGAGAACAGCTTTCCAGGGATGGTTTCCACAGACTATGCCAGCTGCTCAAAGACCTCGTCTCAAAGGGAAACTTAGAATGGCTGAATCTGGCCAAACTTGAAGCCATCGTGTACCGTCACAAGCAGGCCCTGGAGTCACGAGGCACAAGGATCTCAAAACCCACTAGAGAGTCTATGAGTCCAAAATACCGGAAAGTGATTCCTCCtataaaagcaaaggaaaaggagAGCTGGCCAAAACCTTTGGCTGTCCCCACACAAAAGTACCCATTAGCTACCGAGAGGATTCCAGACCCAAGGGCTAAAAATTGGCATCTTCTAGGAGAGCCTTACAGAAGTGAGAGGGCACAGCAGATAGCCATTGCTCACAAGGAGATGGAAATGCAATACTTTTATCCTGCCACAAGAGACATTTTTCCAAGTGCCCATGCCTCTGTGGAAAAACAAACCCTGGCACTGATGTTTCAAAAGGACTTCTGGGATTTTAAGGATAAACGCAGGTTTCCCAGATTGCCCAAATTAGAGAAGAAGAAACAGCCCATTtctaaaaagaaggaagagttgCCTTTGTGGGAGACGTTTGTGGCACTGTACTATGTTTTGCGGATGCTGCAGCAGCGATATGCAAAAGACAGCACTGCTTGGATGGAACAGTTCCACCAGCTCATGGACCTGTACCAACTTAAGTCCCCCAGAATCCAGAAGCTGCTTCAGGAGCTGCTAATGAGAGAGGAACCTCAACCCCAAGAGATCATCTATGAAGAGGCCCTAAAAGCCACAGAGCTAGTTCCCGGGGAACGGCTGTTCTGCTGCCTGTTTTGTGGCAGTTCTCATACTTGTAGAAGTCCTCAGGAGTTTCAGGGTGTGGTACCCCTCCCTTGGCAGAACTGTGTGCACACCATCCTTCCCGTGGGCATTGCCCGGTATGGGATCTTAGAACTTGCCTGGAAAAGCCTGCCGGAAGCTGATCTTCATCTCACCAAGGCATTGACACACACCGTTGCTCCCACTCTCTAA